From the genome of Anopheles moucheti chromosome 3, idAnoMoucSN_F20_07, whole genome shotgun sequence, one region includes:
- the LOC128304715 gene encoding uncharacterized protein LOC128304715, which translates to MVVGKSDPLTMVQELPYNVPEELYNLTQLADVSIAAGKLSTDANRYSPSTSHETYCLSQGSTKLYSPIKYNILRHCDSSTKMITGATPLPTTGFTSSSYHTLRRTETAHAIIYEEVDKGYGTKQHPYPAGEPMDLHTLSSSDDTLMVAVPAKKKWTKKWEIIHGPVSPSGPFVSQLQQQPDEPLYVVRSLQVDQHPVTHVSPMVPSESVSVGDSDRSGLIYYAPTIKRVEDGDDGNYRKKGDSELQLYTIIGCPELPESGSCFGNVQHQATTVTHCFSGSSSSEESQDSALVEGYSHKVFDRKKSRKIRTVSSRSSGSTVSVAQSVLETDGTSQELMIVPLEDSFESVPQSSSEIEEPLDVINDVHDHDIKSSEETNTSRPEDVHVCPECNKRYSTSSNLARHRQTHRSLEDQKARRCPYCSKVYVSMPAYSMHVRTHDQGSKCPTCDKRFSRPWLLQGHIRTHTGEKPFKCNVCNKAFADKSNLRAHVQTHSNTKPYQCGRCGKAFALKSYLCKHEDSSCLKNDKPQKVRKPSGSSGRIRRKPSRGDHTEAIETSAAPEERSSTAPGTSSVNSGAMEQQIQSSENRYNYPSNVPFKDVLRAKIREVVEDNCKRTARLRAATNATQTPTPAREHTPQSNRISVIRIAGSPGGYSLDGTKTPASSSTEYPESYAVIA; encoded by the exons ATGGTAGTCGGGAAAAGCG ACCCACTCACGATGGTGCAGGAACTTCCGTACAACGTACCTGAAGAGCTTTACAATCTTACCCAGTTGGCCGACGTGTCGATAGCAGCGGGTAAGCTAAGCACAGACGCCAACCGTTACAGTCCATCGACATCGCACGAAACATACTGCCTGAGCCAAGGCTCGACCAAGCTGTACAGTCCGATCAAATACAACATCCTACGCCACTGTGACTCATCCACAAAAATGATTACGGGCGCAACACCGCTACCTACCACTGGCTTTACGTCCTCCTCTTATCACACGCTGAGACGCACCGAAACAGCACATGCAATCATCTATGAAGAGGTAGATAAGGGCTACGGCACAAAGCAACACCCCTACCCTGCTGGAGAACCGATGGATTTGCATACACTATCGTCGTCCGATGACACACTGATGGTTGCTGTGCcggcaaaaaagaaatggacCAAAAAGTGGGAAATAATCCATGGTCCGGTAAGCCCGAGCGGTCCGTTCGTTAGCCAGCTGCAGCAACAACCAGACGAACCCCTGTACGTTGTTCGATCGTTGCAGGTAGACCAGCATCCAGTCACACATGTTTCACCGATGGTACCGAGCGAATCTGTGTCTGTTGGTGATAGTGATCGGTCAGGTCTTATCTATTACGCACCGACGATAAAGCGTGTGGAGGATGGAGATGATGGGAATTATCGGAAGAAAGGCGATAGTGAGTTACAGCTGTACACTATAATAGGATGTCCGGAGCTTCCAGAATCCGGCAGTTGCTTCGGCAACGTCCAACATCAAGCTACAACGGTTACACATTGTTTCAGTGGTTCGTCATCGTCGGAGGAATCACAGGACTCGGCACTCGTAGAAGGTTATTCTCATAAGGTGTTTGATCGAAAAAAATCACGCAAGATACGTACGGTATCGTCTAGAAGTAGTGGCAGTACGGTGAGTGTTGCACAGAGTGTACTTGAAACTGACGGTACGTCTCAGGAACTGATGATCGTGCCATTGGAGGACTCTTTCGAATCGGTACCCCAGAGCAGCAGTGAAATTGAAGAACCGCTTGATGTTATTAACGATGTTCATGATCACGATATCAAGAGCAGTGAGGAGACAAACACCTCTCGTCCGGAGGATGTTCACGTATGTCCTGAGTGTAACAAACGCTACTCGACTTCATCTAATTTGGCGAGACATCGTCAAACACATCG CTCCCTGGAGGACCAGAAAGCACGACGATGCCCTTACTGCTCCAAAGTGTACGTTTCGATGCCGGCGTACTCTATGCATGTAAGAACACACGATCAAGGCAGCAAGTGTCCTACCTGTGACAAGCGCTTTTCCCGGCCATGGTTACTGCAGGGTCACATTCGCACCCATACGGGCGAGAAACCGTTCAAATGTAACGTATGCAACAAAGCATTCGCCGACAAGTCTAATTTGCGTGCGCACGTACAAACTCACTCTAACACCAAGCCTTATCAATGTGGACGGTGTGGTAAAGCGTTCGCCCTTAAATCGTACCTCTGCAAGCACGAAGATTCATCCTGCCTGAAGAACGATAAGCCACAGAAAGTACGGAAGCCCAGTGGCAGTAGTGGTCGCATTCGACGTAAACCTTCCAGGGGTGATCATACGGAAGCGATAGAAACATCTGCAGCACCAGAGGAAAGATCAAGTACCGCACCAGGAACTAGTAGTGTGAACTCTGGTGCAATGGAGCAACAGATACAATCGTCTGAAAATCGATATAATTACCCCTCCAATGTGCCGTTCAAGGATGTGCTACGGGCTAAGATCCGTGAGGTAGTTGAGGACAATTGCAAACGTACGGCTCGACTTCGGGCGGCCACCAATGCCACACAAACGCCTACTCCTGCTCGTGAGCACACGCCGCAGAGCAATCGTATTAGTGTGATACGCATTGCTGGCTCTCCGGGAGGATACTCATTGGATGGGACAAAGACGCCTGCCAGCAGCAGTACCGAGTACCCAGAAAGCTATGCCGTGATCGCGTAG
- the LOC128302779 gene encoding retinaldehyde-binding protein 1-like gives MSSSFGWQMVRSNWSNGIECFSFPLAAMASGSDHSKQLSVDKCPPLYEANDIGVVLPEVHRVIALQELGETDERRNESLRLFREWIATHPHIRRCRTDALFLLRFLRARAYNLQAAQTTLERYLTMRQLFRIWYENLDPSDRYMRELVEDVRGCLPLGLDSKGRMVVLVKVRSYDVTRFNCYHLGRLQHLLFEAFFDDVAVQIAGGVAIVDCEGATMGHFVCFKLSDIRNFMDCLAHALPVRVKEVHIVRLPRIGQALGNLVLSFATEELRKRIFFHANMDEVLKHVDQDLLPVEYGGKACPEEITDSLKQRLSSKRGTLLLLDRMEIDVEPYTHLWRKTDEGDVEFGMEID, from the exons ATGTCCTCATCGTTTGGTTGGCAGATGGTCCGCAGCAACTGGTCCAACGGTATAGAA TGCTTCAGTTTCCCTTTAGCTGCCATGGCTTCTGGGTCGGACCACAGCAAGCAGCTGTCGGTGGACAAGTGTCCTCCTCTGTACGAGGCAAACGATATCGGTGTCGTACTACCGGAAGTGCATCGTGTGATCGCACTACAGGAACTAGGCGAAACGGACGAGCGCCGGAACGAGTCGTTGCGATTGTTTCGCGAATGGATCGCCACCCATCCGCACATACGCAGATGTCGCACGGACGCGCTGTTTCTACTGCGATTTCTGCGTGCCCGCGCGTATAATTTGCAAGCGGCCCAGACCACTCTTGAACGCTATCTAACGATGCGTCAGCTGTTTCGAATATGGTACGAAAATCTGGATCCATCCGATCGTTACATGCGTGAGTTGGTTGAGGATGTGCGGGGCTGCCTGCCACTTGGGCTGGACAGTAAGGGCCGtatggtggtgttggtgaaaGTTCGCAGCTATGATGTGACACGTTTCAATTGCTACCATCTGGGCCGCCTGCAGCACCTGCTGTTCGAGGCGTTCTTCGACGACGTGGCGGTACAGATTGCGGGTGGCGTCGCGATCGTGGACTGTGAAGGTGCGACCATGGGACACTTTGTGTGCTTCAAACTTTCGGACATTCGAAATTTTATGGACTGTCTTGCCCATGCACTGCCGGTGCGCGTAAAAGAGGTGCACATTGTGCGTTTGCCCCGCATTGGCCAAGCCCTGGGGAATTTGGTGTTGAGCTTCGCGACCGAAGAACTACGCAAGCGTATTTTC TTCCACGCCAACATGGATGAGGTTTTGAAACACGTCGACCAGGACCTGTTGCCGGTCGAGTATGGTGGCAAGGCGTGTCCGGAGGAAATCACCGACAGCTTGAAACAACGGTTATCAAGCAAACGTggcacgctgctgctgcttgatcGTATGGAGATCGATGTGGAACCGTACACACACCTTTGGCGTAAAACGGACGAAGGTGACGTGGAGTTCGGTATGGAGATTGACTAA
- the LOC128304361 gene encoding clavesin-2-like, protein MTSPAAATNYSIEKRPASYDQYEFTLSELYRNIAKEELREDDEIREQSLVQMREWIAKHPYIRKCRTDASFLLRFLRFRKYSVPMACEALERYLAMRETFPAWFKKLDCNDPVLREMLEDGMFVKLGQDSDGRMVTMFRVKLLNVDKFGPLEQGRLVALLIETLLEWEELQIGGFRVNIDFTDTVMKHYGMWGVTDMKIFMDAINRSYPIRFREINGAKFPKFAASILNLLLTFASPKLKERIICHNTMLEMKGKLEPSLLPKAYGGDLDTDDLGRKFIKHLENRRSVILALDDMEIDVAHYSSLWNQSNLVENEVEGGVAGSFRKLNVD, encoded by the exons ATGACatctccagcagcagcgactAACTATTCGATCGAAAAGCGTCCGGCAAGTTACGATCAGTACGAGTTTACCTTGTCCGAGCTGTACCGTAATATAGCTAAGGAGGAGCTTCGCGAGGATGACGAGATTCGGGAGCAATCGTTAGTGCAAATGCGTGAATGGATTGCGAAGCATCCATATATCCGCAAGTGTCGCACGGATGCATCTTTTCTTTTACGTTTTCTGCGTTTTCGGAAGTACTCAGTGCCGATGGCTTGTGAAGCTTTGGAGCGATATCTTGCGATGCGTGAAACGTTTCCCGCATGGTTCAAAAAGTTGGACTGCAATGATCCTGTGCTAAGAGAAATGCTCGAGGATGGTATGTTCGTAAAGCTTGGCCAAGATTCGGATGGCCGTATGGTGACAATGTTTCGCGTAAAGCTACTGAATGTAGATAAGTTCGGTCCACTGGAGCAGGGTCGTTTGGTGGCGCTGTTAATTGAAACACTGCTCGAGTGGGAAGAGCTACAGATCGGAGGATTTCGCGTAAATATTGACTTTACCGATACCGTCATGAAGCATTACGGTATGTGGGGCGTCACGGACATGAAGATCTTCATGGATGCGATCAACCGATCGTACCCAATACGATTCCGCGAGATTAATGGTGCGAAATTTCCGAAATTTGCCGCATCGATTCTGAATTTGCTACTTACGTTCGCAAGTCCCAAGCTGAAGGAGAGAATTATT TGTCACAATACGATGTTGGAGATGAAGGGAAAATTGGAACCTTCACTACTGCCAAAGGCGTACGGAGGAGATCTCGATACAGATGATCTTGGCCGTAAGTTTATCAAACATCTAGAAAATCGTCGCAGTGTGATCCTAGCGCTGGATGACATGGAAATCGATGTAGCACACTACTCATCGCTTTGGAACCAGTCTAATTTGGTAGAAAACGAGGTCGAAGGTGGTGTAGCCGGCAGTTTTCGGAAACTTAACGTCGACTAG